Proteins encoded together in one Marispirochaeta sp. window:
- a CDS encoding metalloregulator ArsR/SmtB family transcription factor, which produces MKQKNDDLCSEYGISVEEEAATLRESLLDVAGLSELFKALADETRTRILYLLSQKELCVCDLALIMEMSLPAVSHHLRLLKVMRLVSYRREGKQVYYRLNDDHVTDLIQTAREHYLEET; this is translated from the coding sequence ATGAAACAGAAAAACGACGATCTATGTTCGGAATACGGCATCTCTGTCGAAGAAGAAGCTGCGACCTTACGGGAATCCCTGCTGGATGTAGCCGGTCTTTCGGAGCTTTTTAAAGCCCTTGCGGATGAGACCCGTACCCGGATACTTTACCTGCTCTCCCAAAAAGAACTCTGTGTCTGCGACCTGGCCTTGATTATGGAGATGAGCCTGCCTGCGGTGAGCCATCACCTGCGCCTTTTAAAGGTTATGCGCCTGGTTTCTTACCGCAGAGAGGGTAAACAGGTGTATTACCGGCTGAATGATGATCACGTAACGGACCTGATACAGACTGCCAGGGAACATTATCTGGAGGAGACATGA
- a CDS encoding efflux RND transporter permease subunit — translation MILSDLSIKRPVMTTMFLAALLLFGVISFLGLALNLMPEMDIPYVTVQTIYTGASPEQIEAQITRKIEDEVGTISRIKNITSYSLDSASIMIIEFELGKDPDTATREVKDKVDSIINDLPDEADKPVVEKVDITAFPIVELIMGGNIEATELNRLADDVIKERLSRIQGVGSVSLSGGQEREIRIEFDNRVVYEKNISLTQVGQILAAANYNLPGGNFQTEGRDFSVRMEGEFETVQELSNLDIPTSAGNAKLRNLAQVRDTGASVRERTVFFDNRLKERDENTVLLSIIKSPDGNAVEVAEGVREAIPGLLNQLPSGVSLEVIQDESDFIQGTVDDTLSNILMGIGLTALVILFFLHDLRSTIIVALAMPMSIIPTFLIMSVMGMSLNLMSLMGLSTAVGVLVMNSVVVLENIFRHKEQGHDKKTAAARGTSEVVVAVVASTMTNVAVFLPMANMSGMAGLFLKEFAITVVIATLFSMLISFTLTPMLASILLPEHDTKKHPVGQRLEAWFSGLESGYKRLLSIILKSKTRSTLLIGGTLVAFVATMLLFTRVPFEFAPFMDQGQIEIKVELPEGSDLERTAGSLATIESRISQFSEVETATTTIGSLSQLDIGTNLAIMSIALIDKEDRDASTVELAAQFSSSMADIPNVKIRVSPVNGMSEGESPVRFYLQGEDLGLIEIYRQELVSRLKQIPGLINLSTSTKPGTPEIVLRPDRMKLNEAGISVQQLAMTMRASVEGMVMTTFKEGGKEYDIRVTLNDEDVSGIEEIENILLPTPEGTYPISHFAEVVVGKGINKILRVDKTTSVEFSGDLAPGYVLGEITGAIDRTIAEMDMGNDVSMRWAGDAEMLQETIMDMLFVFILAIVLTYMLLAAILEKFRQPVLILSTIPLSLMGVVVAFLLTGKTMNMVSMLAIVMLVGMVVNNAILILDYANQLRAKGMNVHDAILEAAPTKLKPIIMANLATMLGMLPMALGIGASGAEMRQPMGIVSIGGLFAATFLSLFVIPALENTIESRKVRRAKSE, via the coding sequence ATGATCCTCTCTGATTTATCGATCAAACGGCCGGTCATGACAACCATGTTTCTGGCTGCACTACTCCTCTTCGGTGTCATAAGCTTCCTGGGACTAGCCCTTAACCTGATGCCGGAAATGGACATTCCCTACGTAACAGTCCAGACAATCTACACAGGGGCGAGTCCCGAGCAGATTGAAGCACAGATAACCCGGAAGATAGAGGACGAGGTTGGAACGATCAGCCGAATCAAGAATATCACCTCTTACAGTCTGGATTCGGCATCCATTATGATAATCGAGTTCGAACTTGGAAAAGATCCCGACACGGCAACCCGGGAGGTAAAAGACAAGGTTGATTCGATCATCAACGATCTGCCTGACGAGGCAGATAAACCGGTTGTTGAAAAGGTCGACATAACCGCCTTTCCCATTGTTGAGCTGATCATGGGCGGAAACATCGAAGCCACGGAACTCAACCGTCTGGCCGACGATGTTATCAAGGAACGGCTCTCCCGTATACAGGGAGTCGGGTCCGTGTCGTTAAGCGGCGGTCAGGAGAGGGAAATCCGCATAGAGTTTGACAACCGGGTTGTGTACGAAAAGAACATATCCCTGACACAGGTGGGACAAATCCTGGCAGCCGCTAATTATAATCTGCCCGGAGGCAACTTTCAGACCGAAGGCCGGGACTTTTCCGTCCGCATGGAGGGTGAGTTCGAAACTGTACAAGAACTCTCCAACCTGGACATTCCCACCTCCGCCGGAAACGCCAAGCTCCGCAACCTGGCACAGGTCCGCGACACCGGGGCCTCGGTCCGGGAACGCACAGTCTTTTTCGATAACCGTTTAAAAGAGCGTGATGAGAATACCGTTCTTCTCAGTATAATCAAGAGTCCCGACGGTAATGCAGTTGAAGTCGCTGAGGGCGTTCGGGAGGCGATTCCCGGCCTGCTTAACCAGCTTCCTTCCGGGGTCAGCCTGGAGGTAATCCAGGACGAGTCTGATTTTATCCAGGGAACCGTTGACGATACCCTCTCCAACATCCTGATGGGTATAGGCCTTACGGCCCTGGTGATCCTCTTTTTCCTGCACGACCTGCGCTCTACCATTATTGTCGCCCTGGCGATGCCCATGTCGATAATACCAACCTTTCTCATTATGAGCGTTATGGGAATGTCCCTGAACCTGATGTCTCTGATGGGGCTGTCAACCGCCGTCGGTGTGCTGGTAATGAACTCGGTGGTTGTTCTTGAGAACATCTTCCGCCATAAAGAACAGGGGCATGATAAAAAGACCGCCGCCGCCCGGGGCACCTCGGAAGTCGTGGTGGCGGTTGTGGCTTCCACCATGACCAACGTCGCGGTTTTCCTTCCCATGGCGAACATGAGCGGTATGGCTGGGCTCTTTCTCAAGGAGTTTGCCATAACCGTTGTTATTGCCACACTCTTTTCCATGCTGATCTCCTTTACCCTGACACCGATGCTGGCCTCGATTCTGCTCCCCGAACACGACACAAAAAAACACCCTGTTGGACAGCGTCTTGAAGCCTGGTTCAGCGGATTGGAATCGGGCTACAAACGGCTTCTGTCAATCATCCTGAAGAGCAAGACCCGCTCAACCCTTCTGATAGGCGGGACCCTCGTCGCCTTTGTCGCCACCATGCTTCTTTTTACACGGGTTCCCTTTGAGTTTGCGCCCTTCATGGACCAGGGCCAGATCGAAATCAAGGTTGAACTGCCCGAAGGCAGCGACCTGGAACGCACTGCCGGATCCCTGGCGACCATAGAATCGCGGATATCTCAATTCTCCGAGGTCGAAACAGCAACCACTACCATCGGATCGCTCTCCCAGCTTGACATTGGAACAAACCTGGCAATTATGAGTATCGCTCTTATTGACAAGGAAGACCGGGATGCATCAACAGTGGAGCTCGCCGCACAATTCAGCAGCAGCATGGCGGATATTCCCAACGTGAAAATACGGGTAAGCCCGGTTAACGGAATGAGCGAAGGAGAGTCGCCGGTCAGGTTCTACCTGCAGGGGGAAGACCTCGGCCTGATCGAAATCTACCGCCAGGAGCTTGTATCCCGGCTTAAGCAGATCCCCGGTCTCATTAATCTATCCACCTCCACCAAACCCGGTACTCCGGAAATCGTCCTGCGGCCGGACCGCATGAAACTGAACGAAGCGGGGATCTCTGTGCAGCAGCTGGCAATGACCATGCGGGCTTCAGTAGAAGGGATGGTTATGACGACCTTCAAGGAAGGGGGCAAAGAGTACGACATACGGGTCACCTTAAACGATGAGGATGTATCCGGTATCGAGGAGATAGAAAACATCCTGCTTCCCACACCGGAAGGGACCTATCCGATCTCCCATTTTGCCGAAGTAGTCGTCGGCAAGGGTATTAACAAGATCCTGCGGGTCGATAAAACTACTTCTGTTGAGTTTTCCGGAGACCTGGCCCCCGGATACGTGCTGGGAGAGATAACCGGTGCCATTGACCGGACAATCGCTGAAATGGACATGGGAAATGATGTAAGTATGCGCTGGGCGGGAGACGCCGAAATGCTGCAGGAGACAATAATGGACATGCTCTTTGTCTTTATCCTGGCGATTGTGCTTACCTATATGCTGCTGGCAGCGATCCTTGAGAAGTTCAGGCAACCGGTGCTGATTCTTTCGACAATTCCCCTCTCTCTGATGGGAGTAGTAGTGGCCTTTCTGCTTACCGGAAAGACCATGAACATGGTCTCCATGCTGGCCATCGTCATGCTGGTGGGTATGGTAGTAAACAACGCAATCCTGATCCTTGACTACGCGAATCAGCTCAGAGCCAAGGGAATGAACGTTCATGATGCCATACTTGAGGCCGCCCCGACCAAGCTGAAACCGATCATCATGGCTAACCTGGCTACCATGCTGGGGATGCTGCCAATGGCCCTGGGGATAGGTGCCTCGGGTGCCGAGATGCGTCAACCCATGGGTATCGTCAGTATCGGCGGACTCTTCGCGGCGACCTTCCTTTCCCTTTTTGTCATCCCGGCGCTGGAAAATACCATTGAGTCCCGTAAGGTGCGGCGCGCTAAAAGCGAATAA
- a CDS encoding heavy metal translocating P-type ATPase translates to MSKQYRVDGVDCAMCATTIEKALRRNEGLETAVFNFASGTISIDPSHVDKAREVLNQVEPGAALRDESTGDKEAGSGGFNLAAIRIGLSALLFTGGLVFSSSLEGMLGGWGLFILLVPAYLLAGSHVLFGALRNILHGRVFDELFLMSIASLGAIAIGEIHEAVGVMLFYSVGEALQDRAVAKSRGSIRDMMKLRPDAARLVKGDTTEIIDPVKVKVGSVIEVRPGETIPLDGIVLEGASFVDTAALTGESVQRRVEPDSEVSAGFVNDDGRLRIKTSRPFGESSAARVLALVEEASGRKSPTEKFITRFARVYTPLVVVIAAAAALIPPLITGGPFSPWIYRALVVLVISCPCALVVSIPLGYFAGIGAASRHRILVKGAEVLDGLKDLSTLVFDKTGTLTRGEFRLWQVHPAAGFSREEVLNYAAAAESHSNHPIARSIRDARGGSDKSLRIGAYREEKGFGVSALVGGQEVLVGSGRLLAREGVPVPSGFGRAAVHVAVGGAYAGSLDLGDSIKDEAVEAVRGLRSQGIGHIMMLTGDDESRAAGIAAETGLDAFEAGLLPEEKVERLERIMLHNASGTTAFVGDGINDAPVIMRADVGIAMGGLGSDASVEAADMVIMDDKLTRIPEALGIARRTRRIVWQNILFAAGFKGIFLLLGVFGSLSMGLAVVADVGVALLAVLNSTRVLRYSAS, encoded by the coding sequence ATGAGCAAACAGTATCGTGTAGACGGCGTGGATTGCGCCATGTGCGCGACCACTATAGAAAAAGCACTGCGAAGGAATGAAGGGCTGGAAACAGCTGTCTTCAACTTTGCCAGCGGGACCATATCAATAGACCCGTCCCATGTTGACAAGGCCCGGGAGGTCTTGAACCAGGTAGAACCCGGTGCTGCTTTACGTGACGAAAGCACCGGAGACAAAGAAGCCGGTTCCGGAGGGTTTAATCTTGCTGCAATACGGATTGGATTATCGGCCCTTCTGTTTACCGGGGGACTGGTATTTTCCAGCAGCCTGGAGGGCATGCTCGGAGGATGGGGGCTGTTTATCCTGCTTGTTCCGGCATATCTGCTTGCAGGCAGCCATGTTCTCTTTGGCGCCCTGCGGAACATTCTTCACGGGCGAGTTTTTGACGAACTCTTTCTAATGTCAATTGCCAGCCTGGGAGCTATCGCCATTGGCGAGATTCATGAAGCGGTGGGGGTCATGCTGTTCTATTCAGTCGGTGAGGCTTTGCAGGACAGGGCGGTTGCAAAATCCCGCGGGTCAATCCGGGATATGATGAAGCTTCGGCCCGACGCTGCCAGGCTGGTGAAAGGTGATACAACAGAAATTATCGATCCTGTAAAGGTAAAAGTCGGGTCTGTCATTGAAGTCCGCCCGGGAGAAACCATACCCCTGGACGGGATTGTTCTGGAGGGAGCTTCCTTTGTGGATACAGCAGCCCTGACCGGAGAGTCCGTACAGCGGAGGGTGGAACCGGACAGTGAGGTTTCCGCCGGTTTTGTGAATGACGACGGGCGCCTGCGCATAAAGACCAGCCGGCCCTTTGGCGAAAGCTCTGCCGCCCGGGTCCTCGCGCTGGTGGAGGAGGCCTCGGGGCGGAAATCTCCCACGGAAAAATTCATAACCCGCTTTGCCCGGGTCTACACACCACTGGTGGTAGTTATTGCCGCCGCAGCAGCTTTAATCCCGCCCCTGATAACGGGGGGGCCTTTCAGCCCCTGGATTTACCGGGCCCTGGTGGTGCTTGTTATCTCCTGCCCCTGCGCCCTGGTTGTCTCCATTCCTCTGGGCTACTTTGCCGGGATCGGCGCGGCCTCCAGACACCGGATACTGGTAAAAGGTGCCGAGGTCCTGGACGGACTCAAGGACCTCTCCACTCTGGTCTTTGACAAGACCGGTACCCTTACACGGGGGGAGTTCCGGCTGTGGCAGGTTCATCCCGCAGCAGGTTTCAGCCGTGAGGAGGTCTTGAACTATGCGGCCGCCGCGGAGTCCCATTCCAACCATCCGATTGCGCGATCGATTCGAGATGCCCGGGGCGGTTCCGACAAATCCCTGCGAATAGGAGCGTACCGGGAGGAGAAGGGGTTTGGTGTCAGCGCACTGGTCGGCGGGCAGGAAGTCCTGGTAGGTTCCGGGCGGCTGCTTGCAAGAGAGGGTGTTCCTGTTCCTTCCGGATTTGGGCGTGCAGCGGTCCATGTGGCAGTCGGCGGCGCGTACGCCGGTTCCCTCGACCTTGGGGACAGCATAAAAGATGAGGCGGTGGAGGCCGTCAGGGGCCTGCGCAGTCAGGGAATCGGGCATATAATGATGCTTACCGGAGACGACGAGAGCCGGGCTGCCGGGATCGCCGCCGAGACCGGTCTGGATGCCTTTGAAGCAGGGCTGTTACCGGAGGAAAAAGTCGAGCGTCTGGAAAGAATAATGCTGCACAATGCCAGCGGTACCACTGCCTTTGTGGGTGACGGTATTAATGATGCACCGGTTATTATGCGGGCTGATGTGGGTATCGCAATGGGAGGCCTTGGTTCCGACGCATCGGTTGAGGCAGCGGACATGGTAATTATGGATGATAAACTGACCCGTATTCCCGAGGCTTTGGGAATAGCCCGGCGTACCCGCCGCATTGTATGGCAGAACATACTCTTTGCCGCGGGGTTCAAGGGAATCTTCCTGCTCCTCGGGGTGTTCGGCAGCCTTTCCATGGGTCTGGCTGTGGTCGCTGACGTGGGAGTTGCCCTGCTTGCGGTACTGAACTCCACCAGGGTGCTGCGGTATTCGGCGTCCTGA
- a CDS encoding TetR/AcrR family transcriptional regulator, whose translation MNGKRERILHFAFHLFTTRGFHDTPTSLIAREAGVANGTLFNHFATKEDLINQLYLASKESLVTAMQEKVDPKEDIRSQILTIWRNSMNWALKNPEQFHFFQQYSNSPFILTETREEGRQQFAPFIRILEKGIETQVLKPVSIDLMLTIISGIISSTVEVLLRGAPGKPSGEIMEKAFLMLWDSIRK comes from the coding sequence ATGAATGGCAAGCGGGAACGAATTCTACACTTTGCTTTTCACCTCTTTACCACCCGGGGCTTTCATGATACCCCTACCAGCCTTATAGCCAGGGAGGCAGGGGTTGCCAATGGCACACTCTTTAATCACTTCGCGACCAAGGAAGATCTGATCAACCAACTCTATCTTGCCAGCAAGGAGTCTCTTGTAACGGCCATGCAGGAGAAGGTGGATCCGAAAGAGGATATCCGTTCCCAGATTCTGACTATCTGGCGCAACAGTATGAACTGGGCTCTTAAGAATCCGGAACAATTCCATTTCTTCCAGCAGTACAGCAACTCACCTTTTATTCTGACTGAGACCAGGGAGGAAGGGCGGCAGCAGTTTGCTCCATTCATCCGCATACTGGAAAAAGGAATAGAAACGCAGGTATTGAAACCGGTATCAATAGATCTGATGCTGACGATTATTTCGGGAATTATCAGCTCCACTGTAGAGGTTTTATTGCGCGGGGCTCCTGGTAAGCCATCAGGGGAGATTATGGAGAAGGCATTTTTGATGCTTTGGGATAGTATAAGAAAATAA
- a CDS encoding TolC family protein: protein MKRIILVLTAISCVSLALPAQEQAIDLAGFLSLVEENSLDLTAAETDRLLAGAQERLAKSAIYPMIGGQAGYTRNFIEITQDMGPILGEIPMNTDNEFSFGVSVEQAIFDMKAFRGLEASREYLTLTGSAYEATRQAILTAAKKLFYQTLLLQKVLEVRKSSQAIAYENFQETRAKFDSGVASRMDMLRAEVNWKVTIPETTQAAKNLDIARTNLKNMAGIEAGSEIHISGSLMEYPDLPDSLSLQEVLNSRPDYTTLLNKRQLQEINVAAKRAEFYPSLSANLSYGWQAANNEFNLSDPTESLSAGLTVNVPIFYGGSRFAQLDQARLELEQTQTSIAKKQDDVRTQIETIRLSLQEASDRIESARQTLSTAEQAYEITSTSLESGLATQLELKDSRLSLEGAQLQYYSAIFDYLDAFFDWQSAVGEGAELL, encoded by the coding sequence ATGAAACGTATTATACTGGTCCTTACCGCCATCAGCTGCGTCTCCCTGGCCCTGCCGGCCCAGGAGCAGGCCATCGATTTAGCCGGTTTTCTCTCCCTGGTGGAAGAGAACAGCCTGGACCTTACCGCAGCCGAAACCGATCGGCTGCTTGCCGGAGCTCAGGAACGCCTTGCCAAATCCGCTATTTATCCCATGATCGGCGGCCAGGCCGGCTACACCCGCAACTTTATTGAGATTACCCAGGACATGGGGCCCATCCTGGGAGAGATTCCCATGAACACGGACAATGAGTTCAGCTTCGGCGTTTCTGTTGAGCAGGCGATCTTCGACATGAAAGCCTTTCGGGGACTTGAGGCAAGCAGGGAATACCTCACCCTGACGGGATCGGCCTACGAAGCGACCCGACAGGCAATTCTGACTGCGGCAAAAAAGCTCTTTTACCAGACCCTTCTGCTGCAGAAGGTCCTGGAGGTACGGAAGTCATCGCAGGCCATTGCCTACGAGAACTTTCAGGAAACCCGGGCCAAGTTCGACAGCGGGGTAGCATCCAGGATGGATATGCTGCGGGCGGAGGTCAACTGGAAGGTAACGATCCCGGAGACCACCCAGGCGGCAAAAAATCTTGACATTGCCCGCACAAATCTGAAGAACATGGCAGGCATCGAAGCAGGAAGTGAGATCCACATTTCCGGCTCCCTGATGGAATATCCCGACCTTCCGGATAGTCTCTCGCTGCAGGAAGTCCTGAACTCCCGTCCCGATTATACCACCCTGCTGAACAAGCGACAGCTGCAGGAGATCAATGTTGCTGCGAAACGGGCGGAGTTTTATCCCAGTCTGTCGGCCAATCTCAGCTACGGATGGCAGGCCGCAAACAACGAGTTCAACCTTTCCGATCCCACGGAATCATTAAGCGCCGGACTGACGGTAAATGTTCCCATTTTCTACGGCGGCAGCCGCTTTGCCCAGCTGGACCAGGCCAGGCTCGAACTTGAGCAGACTCAGACCAGTATCGCGAAAAAGCAGGACGATGTCCGCACCCAGATTGAGACCATCCGCCTGAGCCTGCAGGAGGCCTCGGACCGGATCGAGTCTGCCAGACAGACACTGAGCACAGCCGAGCAGGCCTATGAGATAACAAGCACCTCACTGGAGAGCGGCCTCGCGACTCAGCTGGAACTTAAAGACTCCCGTTTGAGCCTCGAAGGGGCCCAGCTTCAATACTACTCGGCAATCTTTGATTACCTGGACGCCTTCTTCGACTGGCAGTCAGCTGTCGGCGAAGGGGCAGAACTGCTATAG
- a CDS encoding aldo/keto reductase, with protein sequence MQYRKMESTGDDLSTLGYGLMRLPQRGGAIDEEKAEKLILQTVEKGINYFDTAWPYHGGKSEAFLGNVLAKHGLREKVKIATKLPPWLCKTRKDMDDILNRQLEFLKTDHIDYYLLHALDGGSWEKMRDMGAADFLDTAITDGRITNPGFSFHGARNEFKTICDQYDWKFCQIQYNLLDEYNQAGREGLEYAASKGFGIIIMEPLRGGVLAGKLPGNIRRLYEKYDSSRSNADWALRWIWNHPAVTVILSGMNHEDQIESNCRTADVAYAGSLTQREKEILKQAGEVFQASLRVGCTGCQYCLPCPAGVDIPRAFAFYNAHHMFRDKLTPWGMYLVQLGSRDGERSSLASNCINCGKCTQHCPQHINIPKELKRVQKRFEGLAGRFVASIVRRMMTVTK encoded by the coding sequence ATGCAGTATAGAAAAATGGAGAGCACCGGGGATGATCTCTCTACCCTGGGTTATGGCTTAATGCGCCTTCCGCAGCGGGGCGGAGCTATTGACGAGGAAAAAGCCGAAAAACTGATCCTTCAGACTGTGGAAAAGGGGATTAACTATTTTGATACTGCCTGGCCGTATCACGGTGGTAAAAGCGAAGCTTTTCTGGGGAATGTGCTGGCAAAACATGGGCTGCGGGAGAAGGTAAAGATCGCCACCAAGCTTCCCCCCTGGCTCTGCAAAACGCGAAAAGATATGGACGATATTCTGAACCGGCAGTTGGAATTTCTTAAGACCGATCATATCGACTATTATCTGCTTCACGCTCTGGACGGTGGCTCCTGGGAGAAGATGCGTGACATGGGAGCCGCGGATTTTCTGGATACGGCGATAACTGACGGCAGGATAACTAATCCCGGGTTCTCGTTTCATGGAGCACGGAACGAGTTCAAGACCATATGTGATCAGTACGACTGGAAGTTCTGTCAGATTCAGTACAATCTTCTTGATGAGTATAATCAAGCTGGTCGTGAGGGGCTTGAATACGCAGCTTCGAAAGGCTTTGGTATCATTATTATGGAACCCTTGCGGGGAGGTGTTCTGGCGGGGAAACTACCGGGCAATATACGCAGGCTCTACGAGAAGTATGATTCCTCCCGCAGCAATGCTGACTGGGCCCTGCGCTGGATTTGGAATCATCCTGCGGTGACTGTAATTCTTTCGGGCATGAATCACGAAGATCAAATTGAATCAAATTGCAGAACAGCGGATGTGGCCTATGCAGGATCTCTGACGCAGCGAGAGAAGGAGATTCTGAAGCAGGCGGGAGAGGTTTTTCAGGCCTCGTTACGGGTGGGCTGTACCGGCTGCCAGTACTGTCTTCCCTGTCCTGCGGGGGTGGATATTCCCCGGGCTTTCGCCTTCTATAATGCTCACCACATGTTCAGGGACAAGCTGACGCCCTGGGGGATGTATCTTGTGCAGCTTGGCAGCCGGGATGGAGAAAGATCTTCCCTGGCCAGTAACTGCATCAACTGCGGAAAGTGCACTCAGCATTGTCCCCAGCATATTAATATCCCGAAAGAACTAAAGAGGGTGCAAAAACGTTTTGAAGGCCTTGCGGGCAGGTTCGTCGCTTCTATTGTCCGGAGGATGATGACTGTGACGAAATAA
- the typA gene encoding translational GTPase TypA — MPHRDARNENLRNIAIIAHVDHGKTTLVDALFKQSGTFREGKETAERLMDSMELERERGITIAAKNCSVTWKGIKINILDTPGHADFGGEVERALSMVDGAILLVDASEGPLPQTRFVLSKALQAGLKIIVIINKIDRSDARPLQVADQVSDLLIDLDATEEQLDYPLLFADGRSGIAKRDLEEESSDLSVLFEAILNEIPAPAYESAAPFQMLVSDLSYSDFLGRLIIGKVVNGSARARESLVCLGEKDRRMPVNVSKLQVYAGPALIETLEARTGDIVVLAGIDDVHIGDTICTRDNPKALPRIAVDEPTVAMRFAANTSPFSGLEGKFVQSSKLKERLEKETLKNVSLQVENAADGDGFIVKGRGEFQLAILIETMRREGFELCVGRPEVIYREEKGKRTEPIEHLAVDCEELFSGIVTEKLSKRKGRMVSYVNHESGRVRLEFSVPSRALIGYRDEFLTDTKGTGIMNSYLTGYEEYRGDFPQRFTGSLVCDRRGEAVAYALFNLEPRGSLFCVPNDKVYEGMIVGEHNRENDLNVNPCKEKKLSNMRASGKDDNVILSPVLPMTLERAIQFIREDEMVEVTPKTIRLRKRILNASDRKIAEKRAG, encoded by the coding sequence ATGCCCCATCGCGACGCGCGGAACGAGAACTTACGAAACATAGCCATAATAGCCCACGTAGACCACGGAAAGACCACCCTGGTAGATGCCCTGTTCAAGCAGAGCGGAACCTTTCGGGAAGGGAAAGAGACCGCCGAACGTCTTATGGACTCCATGGAGCTGGAACGGGAGCGAGGCATAACCATCGCGGCAAAAAACTGTTCGGTTACCTGGAAAGGCATTAAAATTAATATTCTGGACACCCCGGGACACGCCGATTTCGGCGGTGAGGTCGAACGGGCCCTTTCCATGGTTGACGGCGCCATCCTGCTGGTAGACGCCTCCGAGGGTCCCCTTCCCCAGACCCGTTTTGTTCTCTCCAAAGCGCTGCAGGCAGGACTCAAGATCATTGTAATTATAAACAAGATTGACCGCTCCGATGCCCGTCCGCTGCAGGTAGCGGACCAGGTTTCGGACCTTTTAATAGATCTGGATGCCACAGAGGAACAGCTCGACTATCCTTTGCTGTTTGCCGACGGACGCTCCGGTATAGCAAAAAGAGACCTGGAAGAGGAGTCTTCAGATTTATCAGTGCTCTTTGAGGCCATTCTCAACGAGATTCCCGCTCCGGCCTACGAGTCCGCCGCTCCCTTTCAGATGCTGGTTTCCGACCTCTCCTACTCCGACTTTCTGGGCCGCCTGATTATCGGCAAGGTTGTCAACGGCAGCGCCCGGGCCCGGGAGAGTCTTGTCTGCCTTGGAGAAAAGGACCGCAGGATGCCGGTGAATGTAAGCAAGCTCCAGGTCTATGCAGGTCCCGCCCTGATTGAAACCCTGGAAGCCCGGACCGGAGATATCGTGGTTCTTGCGGGAATCGACGATGTCCATATCGGAGATACCATCTGTACCAGGGATAACCCCAAAGCCCTGCCGCGGATTGCAGTAGACGAACCGACGGTTGCCATGCGCTTTGCCGCCAACACCTCCCCCTTCTCCGGACTGGAGGGAAAATTCGTTCAGTCCAGCAAGCTTAAAGAGCGGCTTGAGAAGGAGACTCTCAAGAACGTCTCTCTGCAGGTGGAAAACGCCGCCGACGGGGACGGCTTCATCGTCAAAGGTCGGGGTGAGTTTCAGCTGGCCATCCTGATCGAAACCATGCGCCGGGAGGGCTTCGAGCTCTGCGTCGGCCGCCCGGAAGTGATCTACCGTGAAGAGAAGGGCAAACGGACCGAACCCATCGAGCATCTGGCGGTGGACTGCGAAGAGCTGTTCTCGGGCATTGTCACCGAGAAACTCTCCAAGCGAAAAGGCCGCATGGTAAGCTACGTTAACCACGAAAGCGGCCGGGTGCGGCTGGAGTTCAGCGTCCCTTCCCGGGCCCTTATCGGCTATCGGGACGAGTTCCTCACCGACACCAAGGGTACGGGCATCATGAACTCCTACCTTACCGGCTACGAAGAGTACCGGGGAGACTTTCCCCAGCGCTTTACCGGGTCCCTGGTTTGCGACCGCAGAGGCGAGGCCGTAGCCTACGCCCTCTTTAACCTGGAACCCCGGGGCAGCCTCTTCTGTGTTCCCAACGACAAGGTTTACGAGGGGATGATCGTAGGGGAGCACAACCGGGAGAACGACCTGAATGTGAACCCCTGCAAGGAGAAAAAACTTTCCAATATGCGGGCCTCCGGCAAAGACGACAATGTTATCCTCTCACCCGTCCTGCCCATGACCCTGGAGCGGGCCATTCAGTTTATCCGTGAAGACGAAATGGTAGAGGTAACCCCCAAGACAATCCGCCTCAGAAAGCGCATCCTCAACGCTTCGGACAGGAAGATCGCGGAAAAACGGGCAGGATAA